A stretch of DNA from Paenibacillus sp. FSL W8-0186:
CCCCTCAAATACTAAAATTAATCCTATAAGTTAAGTATGGATTTTATTATAGGGCATTTTTTCGAAAAAGCAACATTTATTTTTGTATCGTCGAATCGGTTTTGATAATGTCAAAATCAGGTTGAGTTTGATGAGGACAGTATTCCTGCATTTTCCTCAAGCCTCCTTAATTGAACTGGAGTCTATCTTCCCAAACTGCTGATATATGCCTGTTTCTAGATGGTCAGGGTAAGGTAGCTAGATTTATGACTGGTTGGACGGGGTCAGCTAGCTAGTTTTACGACTGTTGATCGGGGGCCGTACTAGGTTTATGACTAGCTGGCCCGGATCGGTAGCTAGGTTATGACTGGTTGGCCGAGATCAGCAAGCTAGATGTATTTCATGCAGTTAGTTCAGGGGATTTGACCGGTTCTGAGAGAACTAACTGCAAAACCTGCATTTAGTTTCAAGTTATTTCGGCGAATTCGCTCCATTCAGGCAAACTAACTGCATGTTTTGCATTTAACGCATGGTTTTTGTATAAAACCGCCTAACTAGATGTATAAAATACATTCCGATTTTTAAATTACCCTTTTATATTCGTGGAGGGTCGCCACCAACACTCTAAGCCATTCTAAGTAAATAAGCCGCCATCCCAACAATAAAGCGCTAGCAAAAACTGACTTAGTTACACGGCCCCTTAACTTGATTTGAACCGGAGTCTTATAAAACATATATTGCATCATTTCACAGCATTATTGCGAAAGATCTTTTTAGTAGAGCAGAGTATATGACATGGAAGGGACTAAGCATCTGGTTATTACTGCCTTCTCATAGCACTATTCTATCATTCACCAGCAGCCTATCGTCCTCCTCCCCAAAAAAAGAAGCCAGCTTTCTCCCAAACTAAATGGGGAAAACTGGCCTCTCTAGATTCTGTTAGGCACGGATGCAAGAGCTGTTCACGATTTACACGCCCAGCCAAGTTTTGAACATGTGCTTGGTTGTCGCCTTGTTCATTTCAGCGATAGACGTCGTGAGCGGAATGCCTTTCGGGCAGGCGCGTACGCAGTTCTGCGAGTTGCCGCAGCCCTCGATTCCGCCGTCGCCCATCAGCGCCTCCAGACGCTCTTCCGCGTTCATTTCGCCCGTTGGATGAGCATTGAACAGCCTTACCTGGGAGATCGCTGCCGGACCGATAAAATCGGTCTTCTCGTTCACGTTCGGGCAGGCCTCCAAGCAGACGCCACAGGTCATGCACTTGGACAGCTCGTATGCCCATTGGCGTTTCTTCTCCGCCATGCGCGGCCCTGGACCCAAATCATATGTTCCGTCGATTGGAATCCAAGCTTTGACGCGCTTCAGCGCATTAAACATGCGGCTGCGGTCGATGACCAAGTCCCGGACAACCGGGAACGTCTTCATCGGCTCCAGCCGGATCGGCTGCTCCAAATTATCGATCAAAGCAGCGCAAGCCTGACGCGGCTTGCCGTTAATTACCATCGAACAAGCACCGCATACTTCCTCCAAGCAGTTGGAATCCCAACATACTGGAGCCGTGTCCTTGCCGTTTAGATTTACCGGGTTGCGCTGAATTTCCATCAGGGCGCTGATCACGTTCATGCCCGGACGATAGTTCAGCTCGAACTCTTCCGTATAGGGAGCCGAATCCGGCTTGTCTTGGCGCGTTATAATGAACTTCACCTTTTTGGCTGTTGTTTCCGCAGTAGCCATGACATTCCCCTCCTATTTATCCTTCGAATAGTCGCGAATCCGCGGTGTAATCAGCGATACATCCACTTCTTCATATGAGATTTGCGGTCCTTCCGGCGTCCATTTTGCCTTCGTCGTCTTCAGGAACTCTTCATCGTTACGATCCGGGAATTCCGGTTTGTAGTGAGCCCCGCGGCTCTCGTTGCGCAGCAATGCGCCCAGCGTCATCGCTTCCGCGAGCTCCAGCATGTTCCAGAGCTGACGGGTAAAAGCGGCACCGGCGTTATTCCAGCGGGACGTATCGTTAATGTTGATCTTTTGATAGCGCTGCTTCAGTTCCTTGATTTTGCCAATCGTCGCCTCGAGCTTATCGTTATGGCGCACAACCGTCATATTGTCGGTCATCCACTCGCCGAGCTCTTTATGGATAACATAAGCATTCTCTGTGCCGTCCATCGCCAGCAAAGCCTCAAACTTGCTCTCTTGCTCCTTGCGATTCTTCTCAAAGATCGCCGGGCTAAGATCTTCCGCCGATTTCTTCAGGCCGCGGATGTATTCGACCGCCTTCGGTCCAGCCACCATGCCTCCGTAAATCGCCGAGACGAGAGAATTCGCTCCCAGGCGGTTCGCTCCGTGATACTGATACTCACATTCTCCAGCCGCGAAGAGGCCTGGAATATTCGTCATTTGGTTGTAATCAACCCACATGCCGCCCATAGAATAATGGACTGCCGGGAATATTTTCATCGGAATTTTACGAGGGTCATCGCCCATGAACTTCTCGTAAATCTCGATGATGCCTCCGAGCTTAATGTCGAGCTCCTTCGGATCCTTGTGAGACAAATCGAGATATACCATATTCTCGCCGTTAATGCCCAGCTTCTGCTCTACGCAGACATTGAATATTTCCCGGGTAGCGATATCGCGAGGCACCAGGTTGCCGTACGCCGGATATTTCTCCTCGAGGAAATACCAGGGCTTGCCGTCTTTGTAAGTCCAAATCCGTCCGCCCTCACCGCGAGCCGATTCCGACATCAAGCGCAGCTTGTCGTCGCCTGGAATCGCCGTCGGGTGAATTTGAATGAACTCCCCGTTCGCGTAGTACACACCTTGCTGGTACACGGCACTAGCCGCAGTACCTGTATTGATTACCGAGTTCGTCGTTTTTCCGAAAATAATCCCCGGGCCGCCTGTCGCCAAAATCACAGCATCAGAAGCAAAGGTAACGACCTCCATCGAGCGAAGGTTCTGCGCCACGATCCCGCGGCAGACGCCTTCGTCGTCCAGCACCGCGGACATGAACTCCCAGCTCTCATACTTTGTCACTAGACCCGCTGCTTCATAGCGGCGCACCTGCTCATCAAGCGCATACAGCAGCTGCTGGCCTGTCGTCGCTCCGGCAAACGCCGTGCGGTGATGCTTCGTTCCCCCGAAACGGCGGAAGTCCAGCAAGCCCTCCGGCGTACGGTTAAACATTACCCCCATCCGGTCCATCAGATGGATGATGCCTGGAGCCGCTTCACACATCGCTTTAACCGGCGGCTGATTTGCCAGGAAGTCTCCGCCGTATACGGTATCGTCAAAATGCTCCCATGGGGAGTCGCCTTCGCCCTTCGTATTAACGGCGCCGTTGATTCCGCCCTGCGCGCAGACGGAATGCGAACGCTTGACCGGGACAAGGGAGAACAAATGCACCTGAATCCCGGCCTCCGCCGCTTTGATCGTAGCCATGAGCCCCGCCAGCCCGCCGCCTACGACGATAATGCTTTGTTTAGCCATATATGTTTCAACTCCTAAAAGTTTTGTTGAGCGTTACTTCTTCGATTTACTTCGTAACAAAACTGCTTCGTAAGCATTCGCTTAGTTTTGTTGAGCGTTACTTCTTCGATTTACTTCGTAACAAAACTTGCTTCGTAAGCATTCGCTTAGTTTTGTTCGGCGTTACTACATCATTTCATTTATCGATCCTAGCCGACAAACGACTTCAGCGTCTGCAGCAAAGCCGTTCCTTCCGCAGCAAATTCTACGTTGCGGAATGCAAACAACGACCAGATAAACATCACGGACACGATCACAAACAGCCCCATGAAAATATTCGAAGAAACGCGCTGCGCACGCGGGCCGACCGTAATTCCCCAGCTAACCAGGAAAGACCACATGCCGTTGGCAAAGTGGAACGAGGCCGCGATCACGCTGATAAAGTAAATAATAAAGAAAATCGGCTGCGTAACGATTCCGTGCATCACTGCACCAAGCTCCTCGTGCGTCACGTTACCCAATGCGACTTGTACCCGAGTCTCCCAAACGTGCCAGATTACGAACGCAAATACAATAACCCCGCTAATCCGCTGGAGCAAATAGCGAAGGTTCCGTTCATTGCGGAATCTGCCATTGTTCGGCTTCGCTTGAAATGCGATATACATGCCGTATACGCCGTGGTACAGCAGCGGCAGCCAAATAAATAACGCTTCGATAACAATAACAAGCGGCAGACTGTTCAGTAATGCGACGGCATCCATGAATCCCTGCCTTCCGCCTTCAACGGCTGAAAAGTTCGTAATCATGTGTTCCAGAATAAAAAATCCTAGCGGAATGACACCCAGGAGCGAGTGCAGCTTTCTGGAATAAAACCCTTTCATAAGTGCGTGTTCCCCTTTCTCGTTTCCATCGTTCCCTATTCGATAACATCGTTCGACACCGGCCGTCAGGAAAGTACTATGACATATTCCACATCAAAACAGCCATATCCACATGTGATTTTAATAACATGTGAACATCTTGTGTCACTTTTAATGTTACTCCTTTTTATCTTATAATGGAATTGCAATATACGTATTAATCGTTATAACATTTATGCATATCCATTTACAAGCATAAAGTTTCTATTAAAAGGTGATCAAGTTAAGAAACCGTTCTCTTTCAATATAACTATACGTCTAACAATCGGAGGGATGTTACCTATGATGGAAGATTTACTCGTCTTTACTACGGTTGTCGAGCAGTCCAGCTTAAACAAAGCCTCAAAGCTGCTGAATTTATCACAGCCGGCCCTGTCGCGTAAAATAGCCAAGCTCGAGGAGGAATGGGGCGTCGCGCTTTTCGAGCGGAAAGGAAAGCGGCTTGAGCTGACCCGCGTCGGCCAGGAGGCTTACATCTACGCCATGGAGCAGCGCCAGCGCCATCAACATTTCCTGCAATCGGTCTCCCGCTTTAAAACGGCCGAACGCAGGGTCATCACGCTCGGAGCGAGCCTGACAACGATTCAGACGACTCTCCCTCCGCTCGTGACCGCGCTGATGAACAAATCGCCGGACATCGAAGTGAAGCTTGTTACCGGCAAAACCCATGAAATCGTCTCATATGTCCGTGATAAAAGAGTTGATCTCGGCGTCGTCGCTTCGTCGATTTCCGAGCAGGGCTTGAAATGCATCCCTCTGTTCCAGGATCATCTGGAGCTGGTCGTCCCGCGGAACCATGCCCTGGCCGGGGAAAAGCCGGCCGCCATGGAGGATATGAACGGCCTGCCTATGATCATTTTCTCCAAAGGGACATGGTACCGGAAGCTGATTGATGACCTGTTCGGGCGCTACGGCATCATACCGGATGTGCGCATGGAAATCGATTCCTTCGAAGCCATTGTGCGTCTCCTCCCGACATGCCGGGCCGCTGCGCTGCTGCCGCAATCGTATCTGAGGCCCCAACTGCTGAAAGACAATGAACTGGTAGCTCTGCCAATGAAAGAGCTGGAGCAAACGCGCCGGGAGACCTGTCTCATTTATGGCAGCAGCTCGGAGCTGACTCAAGAGACCAAAGAGTGGATTAATGATATCAAGGGCAGTCTGATCCATGCCTTGGAACTGGAGTGATTTTAGCGTATTCTTCTAACGTTTGCTTCATTACGATGATTCACGAGGGTGGAAATGGGGTAATACAACGAGTTGAGCCTTCCTTGAGAATACATTTCATCCGCAAAGAACCAGTTAAGTTCGGAGGTGTCCATCCATGAGAACGTTTCGTACCCAGCTCACCTTCCATTGGCATAATCACCGCAAGCGGCTGTTATGGTTTGGAGCTATCGTCCTATTCCTTGATTTTTGGCTGATTGCCGGATACGGCATATATGAGCCCGAAAATGCAATCGCATTGGTGATGAATAATAATTTTGCCGCAATTTCTATTTTCATCCTGCTAACCGCTTATATTACTGCCGCCAGCTCTTTCCCATTGTTAATGGGCTTGGGCTGGACGCGCAAGCAATACTATTGGAGCAGCCTGATCTATTTCGCTGCCTTCAGCATAGCGGTATCCCTTGCGCAGACGCTCCTTGTCGCGGCGCTCAGGCAACTGCTCCCGCTGATCACCTTCGATCCGGGCACTGCCGTCATTTCATATGGCATGCTATGGTATTCGCAGACTGCAGTCTTCTTCCTCCTGGCCATGCTGTTCTTTCTGACGAGTACCTTGATGTACCGGTTCGGTTTGTTCTGGGGCGTCGGATTAATCGTTGTTTATATTCTGAGTCTAGATGCTCTTCGTACGAACAATCCCACGCTCATCGATGCGACGGCCAAGACACTGGTAGATATTCTCCCTCCCCATTTCGCCATCGCCATTTCCATCGGCGCGGCCTTCATCTGCTGGCGGCTGTACCGAAGCGCTGAGCTGAAGTCTTTCTGAAATAAGCGGCAAAAAAGAGCCAAATATAAAGGAAGCTGTGTCCGCCCCTCCCGGCTGACTCAGCTTCCTTTGCCATTGTATCCGTCACTCGTCCTCGTTAATGACAGCTTCAAATCTATCGATATTCTCATTAGAACCGATCATGACCATAATATCTCCGGCATTCAGCACATCCATCGCGGTAGGGGCGACAATGACTCCCGTTTGTTTATGGATCGCAACGATGCTGCAGCTGTAATTCACACGCGGATTGATCTCGCCCAGCGTTTTGCCGGCCAGGCATGCAGGCACACTCAGCTCGACGATGCTGTACTCCTTCGACAGCTCGATATAATCGAGCAAATTCGGCGTCACCAGCTGATGCGCCACGCGAACCCCCATATCTCTCTCTGGGAAAATAACCCGGTCCACGCCAAGCTTCTCCAGCGCCCGGCCGTGCAGGACGGAAATCGCCTTTGCGACGACCGTTTTGATGCCCAAATCCTTGAGCAGAATCGCCGTCAGGATACTCATCTGAATATCACTGCCGATGGCCACAATGCCGCAATCGAAATTACGGATACCCAGCGATTTCAGCATATCTTCATCCGTAGCATCAGCCGCGACGGCATGGGTTAAATAAGCGCTCATATCGTTGACCAGCTCTTCGTTCAGGTCGACGCCAAGCACCTCATATCCCAGATCCATTAACTCAAGCGCCAGGCTGGAGCCGAAGCGCCCCAGGCCGATCACCACAAACTGCTGCATTTTCATTGATTGGTCGAACTCCTATCCTATAATCATTTTCCCTTCGGGATAACGGTATAATTCCTTACCCTTTTTCGGACCAAGCGCATACGCCAGCGTCAAGAGACCCAGGCGGCCGGTAAACATCATGAAGCATAAAATAATTTTGCCGATATCGGTCAAATCCAGGGTCAGTCCCATCGTTAAACCGACCGTGGCAAAAGCAGACGTCGTCTCGAACAGAATGCTCAGAAACCCCGCTTCCTCGGTCGTGGATAATATCATTGCCGCCGCTATGACGAGAAACAGCGCCAGCATCGTAATCGTGACGGCCTTAAAAATCCGCTCCTGGGACAAACGATAGCGGAAGAGCACCATATCATTGCGTCCGCGAATCATAGAAATGACCGCGCCAACCAATATCATGAACGTCGTCGTCTTGATCCCGCCTCCCGTCGAGCCCGGGGAAGCGCCGATGAACATCAGGATGATTATGAAGAATTGGGTGGCCTGGCGAAGAGTCCCGATATCCACTGAATTTGCGCCCGCCGTCCGCGTCGTGACCGACTGGAAGAACGAACCCCATATTTTCCCGCTCCAATCCAAAGAGCCCATCGTTTTGGCATTCGTAAATTCGAATATAAAGATGACGAGCGCCCCGATGATAATAAGCGATCCGGTCATGGACAGAACCACTTTGGAATGCAGCGACAGCTTGCGGCTGCGGCGGAAATCCGCGAGCTCGGACAGCACAATAAAACCGAGCCCGCCCGATACGATCAGAAACATCGCTACGAAGTTAATGAGCGGATCGTCCACATAACCCGTCAGGCTGTGGAAATTTCCGAATAAATCAAAGCCGGCGTTATTGAACAGTGACACCGCATGAAACACTCCGTAGTAGGCGGCCCGTCCTAGCGGCATGTCAAACGCCCAGCGAATCGCAAACAATAAGGCGGCGCTGACTTCAATGACCAGGGAATACATCAGTACCTTGCGTATGAGGCGCACGATGCCCTCCATCGTATTCTGATTCATCGCCTCCTGCAGCAGAAGGCGGTCCCGCAGTGAAATCCGCCGCTTGAACACAAGGGAGAAGAGGGTTGCCATCGTCATGAAGCCGAGTCCGCCGATCTGAATAAGCGTCATAATTACGATTTGGCCGAATGTTGAAAAATAAGTCCCTGTATCGCGGACGACAAGCCCGGTGACGCAAGTGGCCGAGGTCGCCGTAAACAACGCATCAACGAAAGGAAGAGATTCCCCGGTTGTGGTGGCGAGCGGCGTCATCAGCAGGAGTGTTCCGGCCAGTATAATCGCCGCAAAGCCAAGCACCAATATACGCGGTGGTGATAATTTAAACCATTGGGACGGCATCGTGCTCACCTCCTCTTTCCTTGATCTGCGTTCCTCACATTTATACCCCTTTATTATGGACACTTTGGCAAAAGAAAAAAGCACTGGAAATCCAGAGCCCTTTCGGTAATGGTTCCTGCTGCAATACGCCTACGAGGTTAGCTGACGGGTTCGGGCCTGCAGAGCAGCCCTATTCGCCTCCTGCGCCGGACTTTCCGGTCCGTGCAGAGCCTGAGAAATTCACCCCAAAAAATTGGTTCCCCCGTTTTCCATTGGAAATTCGGCCGATATTCTTTTCAATTCTTTCATTTCACATTTTCATTCCATCTCTATGAATTGGATTATAAGCTTAATTAACGTTCACCACAAAGCTTGATTTACCCGAAATACCATGAAAATCACCTTTGCCGCCTGAAACGGAGCTCGCCATCCTTCATTCTCTGAGCCATACTGTATTTTTGCGGAATTATTGCCTCTTTTCTGCGCTTGGCTCGTTCGATTCTGGCGATTGCTCCATGCTTATGATAATCTTTACAATGATATCCATTTACACTAGAGCAAAGGGGTTTTTGAATGTTATCCAACTTTTCGTCCGCAGGGCGAACTCCGAAGCGCACCACGCTTCGGGTACTGGCCGCCGTAGGTTTCCTCATTTTTCTGGCCCTGCAGGTTCTGCCGATGGCCACGCCGGATTCATTGCAGCAAATTCAGAAGACGATCACCAAGCAGCAGGCGAAGGAAATCGCTGCCGAGTTCGCCGCTTCGACACTGGAGCTGCCTGTAACATTGGACGATGCTTTGGTTACATACGAATCTCGATCGGACATATATGGTTACTTAACCCGAGCGGGCCTGATGAAAACTTATATGCAAAATTACGATGAACAGTTTCCGCTCGAGATATTTCGCGTTCGCTTCGAGCCGCCAGACGGCATCCTTAGCGCCTTAACCGTGGACGTTAACATGTATGGCGGCAGAGTGGCCGGATTCGAACGTATCGAAACCTACAGCAACGCCACCAGGGATCTGCTGCAGAAGCAAGGCATCACGGGCGGCAGGGGGTTGCAGGTCACGGAGGGAGACTTGACGCCCGAGGACAAAGAAAGCCTGGCTGCTCCGTATCTTAAGGCATTTGACTTCGATCCCGCTCAACTGAAGATCGAGAGCGCCGAAAACGAATCGGGTCTGATCTACGAAATTCCGGGCTATGAAGCCGGTCAATCCCGCGGGCTAATCGAATTTCGCTTCCAAGACGGAACCGTGTCCTCCATGGAAGCATATTTCGATCCCCCTGCCGCTCATCTGGAGTATGTAAAAGGCCAAAAGAAGCTGGCCAGCTGGTTCACCTGGGTTGGCTACGCCCTATTCACCTTCGTGCTCGGCATTCTGGCGATCATCTACAGTGTGAAGACCAGACCGTTTTCTTCTTTTCTGCGCGGCCTGGTTCTGTCCACTGCTTACTTTATTTTTACGATGGTCGGAGCGGTTAATATGCTTCCGATGCTGGAGAAGGACGGGCTCGGAACAGAGGTCCTGATCCTCGGCTTCATCGTGCAAGGCGCACTCACTTTGGTAATATCGGCCTCTATTTACTTCTCCCTGATCGGAGGAGACGGACTCTGGCGCAAACAGGGGCTTAATTTATGGGCCAGAGCCAAGGAGCCGGGATACGGGCAGCATGTCCTGTTCTCGATGCAAAGCGCCTATTTGTGGGCTTTGATCCTGCTCGGGGCGCAATCGGTCATCTTCTTTGTCCTTGGACACACGATCGGCACCTGGTCAACGACTGATGCCACCCAGTCGGCCTACAACATGCTCTATCCCATCCTGTTCCCCTTGCTCGCCTGGGTAGCAGGGATCGGCGAGGAAGCTGTCTATCGCTTGTTCGGCATCCCGATGCTGAAGAAAATATTCCGCAGCACGTTCGTAGCCAGCTTGATCTCATCGATGATTTGGGCGTTCGGACATTCCTTGTATCCGATTTATCCCGTCTATTCACGCCCGATTGAATTGACGATTGTCGGGCTGTTGTTCAGCTTTGTTTTTCTGCGCTACGGCTATATTACCGCCATGTTCACGCATGTCATCTTCAACAGCATTCTCATGTCGCTCAGCCTTATGCTGATGGGCGGGGTGCTGAACTGGACCGCAGGGATTGTTTACATCGCTCTGCCGGCGATCGTAGCCTATGTTATATATTTGTTCAACCCGCCGGGCCGGACGGAGAGCATTCCGCCGGTACAACGCAAAGAAGAGGAGCCGCAGTTTACGACTCCTCATCCCGAAGGGCATTTATAATCTGATTGGCGAGCTTGTCGCCGATCGAAAGAGGCCGAAAGTCTTCGACGGAGGCCTCTTTTATTTTTTTGAGCGAACCGAAATGCTTCAGCAGCAGCTTGCGCCGCTTCTCTCCGATCCCCGGGATCGCGTCCAGCCGCGAAGCCACCATCGATTTGGCCCGCTGCTCCCGGTGAAACGTAATCGCGAAGCGGTGAACCTCCTCCTGAATGCGCTGCAGGAGATAGAACTCCTGACTGTCACGAGGCAGATGCACCGGCTCCGGCGGATCTCCAACCATGAGCTGGGCGGTTCTGTGCTTATCATCCTTGACGAGTCCGCACACGGGAATGAACAAGCCCAGCTCGTTCTCCAGCACGTCAACCGCTGCTGAAATTTGGCCTTTCCCGCCGTCCACGACGATCAGATCCGGCTGCGGCAAATTCTCTTTGAGCACCCGCTCATAGCGGCGGCGAATCACTTCCCGCATCGTCTCGTAATCGTCTGGACCCTCTACGGTGCGGACTTTGTATTTCCGGTACTCTTTTTTCGCCGGCTTCCCGTCAATGAATACGACCATGGCGGATACCGGGTTCGTTCCCTGAATGTTCGAGTTGTCGAACGCCTCGATCCGCGACAGCGACTCTAACCCGATCGCAGCGCCTAAATTTTCAGCTGCCTTCGAGGTGCGCTCCTCGTCCCGCTCTATGAGCCGGAACTTCTCCTCCAGGGACACCCGGG
This window harbors:
- a CDS encoding LysR family transcriptional regulator; translated protein: MMEDLLVFTTVVEQSSLNKASKLLNLSQPALSRKIAKLEEEWGVALFERKGKRLELTRVGQEAYIYAMEQRQRHQHFLQSVSRFKTAERRVITLGASLTTIQTTLPPLVTALMNKSPDIEVKLVTGKTHEIVSYVRDKRVDLGVVASSISEQGLKCIPLFQDHLELVVPRNHALAGEKPAAMEDMNGLPMIIFSKGTWYRKLIDDLFGRYGIIPDVRMEIDSFEAIVRLLPTCRAAALLPQSYLRPQLLKDNELVALPMKELEQTRRETCLIYGSSSELTQETKEWINDIKGSLIHALELE
- a CDS encoding TrkH family potassium uptake protein — its product is MPSQWFKLSPPRILVLGFAAIILAGTLLLMTPLATTTGESLPFVDALFTATSATCVTGLVVRDTGTYFSTFGQIVIMTLIQIGGLGFMTMATLFSLVFKRRISLRDRLLLQEAMNQNTMEGIVRLIRKVLMYSLVIEVSAALLFAIRWAFDMPLGRAAYYGVFHAVSLFNNAGFDLFGNFHSLTGYVDDPLINFVAMFLIVSGGLGFIVLSELADFRRSRKLSLHSKVVLSMTGSLIIIGALVIFIFEFTNAKTMGSLDWSGKIWGSFFQSVTTRTAGANSVDIGTLRQATQFFIIILMFIGASPGSTGGGIKTTTFMILVGAVISMIRGRNDMVLFRYRLSQERIFKAVTITMLALFLVIAAAMILSTTEEAGFLSILFETTSAFATVGLTMGLTLDLTDIGKIILCFMMFTGRLGLLTLAYALGPKKGKELYRYPEGKMIIG
- a CDS encoding TrkA family potassium uptake protein, coding for MKMQQFVVIGLGRFGSSLALELMDLGYEVLGVDLNEELVNDMSAYLTHAVAADATDEDMLKSLGIRNFDCGIVAIGSDIQMSILTAILLKDLGIKTVVAKAISVLHGRALEKLGVDRVIFPERDMGVRVAHQLVTPNLLDYIELSKEYSIVELSVPACLAGKTLGEINPRVNYSCSIVAIHKQTGVIVAPTAMDVLNAGDIMVMIGSNENIDRFEAVINEDE
- a CDS encoding DUF4052 family protein, coding for MRTFRTQLTFHWHNHRKRLLWFGAIVLFLDFWLIAGYGIYEPENAIALVMNNNFAAISIFILLTAYITAASSFPLLMGLGWTRKQYYWSSLIYFAAFSIAVSLAQTLLVAALRQLLPLITFDPGTAVISYGMLWYSQTAVFFLLAMLFFLTSTLMYRFGLFWGVGLIVVYILSLDALRTNNPTLIDATAKTLVDILPPHFAIAISIGAAFICWRLYRSAELKSF
- the sdhA gene encoding succinate dehydrogenase flavoprotein subunit, whose protein sequence is MAKQSIIVVGGGLAGLMATIKAAEAGIQVHLFSLVPVKRSHSVCAQGGINGAVNTKGEGDSPWEHFDDTVYGGDFLANQPPVKAMCEAAPGIIHLMDRMGVMFNRTPEGLLDFRRFGGTKHHRTAFAGATTGQQLLYALDEQVRRYEAAGLVTKYESWEFMSAVLDDEGVCRGIVAQNLRSMEVVTFASDAVILATGGPGIIFGKTTNSVINTGTAASAVYQQGVYYANGEFIQIHPTAIPGDDKLRLMSESARGEGGRIWTYKDGKPWYFLEEKYPAYGNLVPRDIATREIFNVCVEQKLGINGENMVYLDLSHKDPKELDIKLGGIIEIYEKFMGDDPRKIPMKIFPAVHYSMGGMWVDYNQMTNIPGLFAAGECEYQYHGANRLGANSLVSAIYGGMVAGPKAVEYIRGLKKSAEDLSPAIFEKNRKEQESKFEALLAMDGTENAYVIHKELGEWMTDNMTVVRHNDKLEATIGKIKELKQRYQKININDTSRWNNAGAAFTRQLWNMLELAEAMTLGALLRNESRGAHYKPEFPDRNDEEFLKTTKAKWTPEGPQISYEEVDVSLITPRIRDYSKDK
- a CDS encoding succinate dehydrogenase cytochrome b558 subunit → MKGFYSRKLHSLLGVIPLGFFILEHMITNFSAVEGGRQGFMDAVALLNSLPLVIVIEALFIWLPLLYHGVYGMYIAFQAKPNNGRFRNERNLRYLLQRISGVIVFAFVIWHVWETRVQVALGNVTHEELGAVMHGIVTQPIFFIIYFISVIAASFHFANGMWSFLVSWGITVGPRAQRVSSNIFMGLFVIVSVMFIWSLFAFRNVEFAAEGTALLQTLKSFVG
- the sdhB gene encoding succinate dehydrogenase iron-sulfur subunit; the protein is MATAETTAKKVKFIITRQDKPDSAPYTEEFELNYRPGMNVISALMEIQRNPVNLNGKDTAPVCWDSNCLEEVCGACSMVINGKPRQACAALIDNLEQPIRLEPMKTFPVVRDLVIDRSRMFNALKRVKAWIPIDGTYDLGPGPRMAEKKRQWAYELSKCMTCGVCLEACPNVNEKTDFIGPAAISQVRLFNAHPTGEMNAEERLEALMGDGGIEGCGNSQNCVRACPKGIPLTTSIAEMNKATTKHMFKTWLGV
- a CDS encoding type II CAAX endopeptidase family protein; this translates as MLSNFSSAGRTPKRTTLRVLAAVGFLIFLALQVLPMATPDSLQQIQKTITKQQAKEIAAEFAASTLELPVTLDDALVTYESRSDIYGYLTRAGLMKTYMQNYDEQFPLEIFRVRFEPPDGILSALTVDVNMYGGRVAGFERIETYSNATRDLLQKQGITGGRGLQVTEGDLTPEDKESLAAPYLKAFDFDPAQLKIESAENESGLIYEIPGYEAGQSRGLIEFRFQDGTVSSMEAYFDPPAAHLEYVKGQKKLASWFTWVGYALFTFVLGILAIIYSVKTRPFSSFLRGLVLSTAYFIFTMVGAVNMLPMLEKDGLGTEVLILGFIVQGALTLVISASIYFSLIGGDGLWRKQGLNLWARAKEPGYGQHVLFSMQSAYLWALILLGAQSVIFFVLGHTIGTWSTTDATQSAYNMLYPILFPLLAWVAGIGEEAVYRLFGIPMLKKIFRSTFVASLISSMIWAFGHSLYPIYPVYSRPIELTIVGLLFSFVFLRYGYITAMFTHVIFNSILMSLSLMLMGGVLNWTAGIVYIALPAIVAYVIYLFNPPGRTESIPPVQRKEEEPQFTTPHPEGHL